tattgaataataatgaaattaatggTAAAATTACTGCTGTAATTCTTCTTATTGTACAATTATCAATTGCAAGCATATCAGAACTGAATCTACTTAAAATCTTACCAACTGAATTGATATAAAAGAACCAAAATGGTGCATATACAATCTTATTAAGAAAGATTTCATGAGATTTTTTTGCAGCTTCAATACCACCAATAGCTTCAccaatatatataattaaactTATAATACTTTCAATTAATACTGCCAAAGTAGCATTAAAACAGAATCTATAAAGATATGATTCTGTAATTTGAATCTGACTTGATCTGCTTACATATAACAGCTCAAgaattttatcaataataacttttattACACATCCTAAAGTAAAAACAATCATCCATTTTGGTCCAATCAATTTAAAGTACCAAAAAtaagatgaaaatgaaaatctGCTccttatattattattctgaTCCTTAAATTCTTCACCTTCTCTGGAATTTAAAAGCTCAGTAAATTGATTATCagtattatttgaatcatcatttaaatttaaagattctAATTCAATACCTTTAAAATATGGTGTATTTGGAACAAGATCATCTCCTACTAATTCTTGATCaagtaatatatttcttgatTCTTTAAGATAATCAGAATAAGATCCACTCCATTCTACTTTACCATCATTTAATACACAaacattaaatttgaatccaTTGTAATTCAAAGCTTCATAAAATGATGAGTTATTATCGATTGGTGATGAAGATAAAGAAGAAGGtgatgatgaatttgaGCATGATTTAGGTATTGTTGATAAATTCTGCTCATTTGAACAAGAAAGGGAATTACTATTCATATTATCAATCAAATtcttatcattattatataaatgcTGAATATTTGCCATATAATGATGAAGGCTATCAATACTTATTGTAACAATAGAAGAAACTGTTAATAAAAGTCCATTTGGTCCAAATAATCgattaaatatttggaatcCAACTTTTGGATCAACACTGACAAATACatcatcaaataaataaagtaagGACTCAAATTGTTGAGGATTTTCAGAATCTATATAAAATTTGTTCTTGGAAAAAGCTGAATATCTTATTGGAAGAGAATATAAAGCTCTAGCTAAAGAAATTCTAGCTCTTTGTCCACCACTTAATGAACATCCACCTTCATCTACAACTCTAAGATCACCACGTTGCCAAGATGAAAAGTCTTCTTTAAGTTGGCAGCAATCAACAATTAGTTCATATTTTTCACGATTCCATTCTCTTCCAAGTAAAATTGCTGATCTAACACTACCACTAGGAATCCATGGAAGTTGTGGTGAATAAGATATAATGGAATTTGTTTCTCTTGGTCTaacataaatatttgatgcTGATGGTCTAATTTCATTAAGTATTGCTTTAATAAGAGAAGATTTTCCACAGCCTGGTTCTCCTACAAGGAAAATACATTCTCTTAACTTTaatgatatattaatatttcttaaagTTGATTTTGTGAAAGAATCATTATATGGTTTACTATTCCAAGTAAATACaccattttcaattaaaaccattaaatttaaagggaaattattatttgaaaaatctgaattcatatttgtattatataTACCTGGTAAATGTGATAATTCTTCATCgtcttcttcatcttcatcatctaTTCTACTATAAGATTCTCTTCCAATAAGAGAAGTTGTTTCTGATATGTTTATATGTTTTGAAACAAAAGATGATACTGAAACTATGGCAGATTCGGATATTGATGAAgatatatttgaagatgaaattccattatttaaattggagaatttattattatcatgaTTATGATGATTATTACGATTATTAtggttattattaatattattattatcacaattataattcattttaatGGAATCATTAAGTCTAAAGTGATTAATactactattattattaatattattattcttattgAATTTTGACCTATTATTATCACTGGAGTACTTTCTTCTTTCAATTGGATGCTTTGCAATGAAATTTTCATATCTTTGAATAGAAACAATAccttcaataatattagttgGAAGACTTCTAATTTTGGATGAAAGTTGCATAAGTATTTGAAGGGAAGAAGCACCTGTATATGCAAAATTACTTTTACCATCagaataatatattaaataaaaagttgATAGCATAAATAGTATATATTGTGAATAAActtttaaatgataatcAATAAAAGCAGCAATTCGACTATATATAAATCTTCTTTTATTCCAATAAAGTTCTTCTTCTCTAGATTTGGTAACTCTAGAGATAGCAACATCTTCTAAACCAGTAAGTCTAACAAATCTCATATCACTAAGAATTTCATGACATCTATCAATTCTTTTATCTCTATTAACCATAAAAGGTTCTTTATTGAATGCaccaataatttcaaataagaAACTTAATCCAAACATAATACAAAAAGATAATATAGTCGGTAAAGCTGAAGAACTTCCAAGTACTTTTGATAATACATACCATGacataattaatttgattggtaatgataataaatcaacaaatacaccaaaaaatatttcaatagcAGCAGCATCaccaattattaaattaaatatatttgatgaTTCATTTGCAGCGTTACTATTAGAAAATTTTACTTCATTTTGTCTTAATAGAAGAGATTTTCTACAAGATGAAGgtttttttgaagattctATCATAAAAGTAGTAGATAAAGGTAATTCTGGATACATTTCTTTATGCCTAATAACTCGATCAAGTGCAATCCATATAAGTGAACCTTCAATTCGAACACAAAGTCTAGATACAATTATTCTTGAATGACAGTCAAAGAATGATTTGAATAATACGGTTGAAAACATATATAATGAAGAGATGATTGCATTAATAGTTGAAGAAGAGGTTGAAAAATATGATAAAAAAATGGATGATAGAATGACCAATATATCAAAACATAATCTGAGTAAAAGAGCTTCAAGTGTTGGTCTCCAGAGTGTTTTAATAAGAGGTctataaatacaaaatctttcatttctatatattgatcttttttcttcatcttctatAGCTAAAGATAATTTACTAACCCAATAATCAAGTctatcattttcaaataattctgGAAGAtcattaatagaattaattcttggtttattaatattaagaagATATGGATTAATGAAGCCAAAAGCAGAAGAATTCCATAATTTTGTCAAATATGACCTGAAACtcattatattatatttctatGAGGAGTTGAGATTTCTGCCTCAATAGaatattttgtaattttggattccaaatattattatttataatttatcaCTTTTTCTGTCAATCCTTACCTATtcagaataataaattattattatcagaCATTGACACGGGACGCCATccattttaaataattcaacgatatatatattatttgccttaaaataataatatatatggCCAAGCCTAATGTTGGCGCGCGCGCCAATTAGGGTATCGGagttatatatatatatatataaataatcaatttaattaaCTTTGAAGGAGTGAAGAagaacttttttttaaatctaGTTAAATTGAAGGATTTTGTCATGCAAAAATggtgagaaaaaaaaatcatcatctaaaaaaagaaattttgggttgtatatatatttatataatattaagttCAAGAATaagattaaataatataatgattgaaagaaaaatatggAAAGTAATATgtagaaaataaatcaacaaaaaaatgagctttgaaactaataattattgttattattactgAATAATAGATATcagaattttttaaaaaattaacaaatgTTTTTAAATGGTTtacaataatttaaaaaattaatagaatgattaaataattaaagggaataagaaattgaaaaaaaatttgcatgtatttgcatgcatgcaaatataaatgaaattacgtattgaaataataatttaaaaaaaaaaaaaaagttaagtTATTGAGAATCAtactaatattttatattgattattttaaatcacTTAGTTCATtccaaatataattattaggCAATTCTCCAAATTGTTTATATATAACTTTATGAAGCTggttatttttaataatccaaaaaatGTCACAATTATCGAAAATACCAATATCATgagtaataattaaagaaggACAATGTTTGAAGGTggaattaatgatattatgAATAGATGGAGTTTCAAatgttttattattatatgaaAAAGTAACATTATATGGAGGTTCATCAATAAGtaataattgatattttaatgGTGATATgataaattgaataaaagaTAGGTACCTAATTTgagaatttgataatattattgtattATGTATGGATTGATTTCTTTGGAAATTATgatcaaaattatattcattagAATCTTGTGAAATTATAATAGTTTCTAACTTTAAAGGAAGTAAGAGAATGAAatccaataatttaatCTTATTTAAAGCTTCTAGTATAAGATGATCAGAATATTGAGAAAAAGGGTCTAATAAAGATCTAATTGTATAACCATCCATAAAAAGATTTTCTTGAGGAAGTAATGCAATAAGttgatttttattcttaatattattaattttaacaTTATTAAGTAAAATAGTTCCATTTGTTTGTAAATGTAAACCcataattgaattaataagaGATGATTTACCTGATCCAGTTCTTCCAATAATACCAATTATATTTCCTGGATATGCTTTTAAAATaccattaattaataataaagtttcaaattttaaGTTATCAATagattctttattaaattctctTGAAATAGAgaaataattcaaagtaGAAATTTGTAAATCTTTGATAAATAAACCTTGTTGATTATAAGAATCTTGTAGACTATGATTTTCTGGAAAAATAGGTACAATATTAACAAGAGTACTAAAATGATTCATATGTTCGAtatcatttgaattaaattgaGGAGGTATTTGTTCTTGATTATTGTtatattcttcaatatAAGAATTTTGctcatttttttgtatatatTCATTCAATAATGTAAAAGTTTCAATGTAATTTTTAATCCTTTCAACTGAACACATTTCTTTCTCTAATTGTAcgaatttatatattaaagaagaaatagaTTCTGCAATAGAAaggaaataatatatacaGATAAATGCTGAACTTGATTGACTTTGAAATCCTAActgaattaatataatatttaatataatccCAACAGGAGTCATTGCAATATTCATCCAAAACCCTGCCCATTGAGTTGAAGCAAGCTGTATATATCTAAccttaatatataaatcaatattttcactAGCTTGACTTCTAAGCATTTCTTGTTTTCTAAGCATTGCAATTGTTAAACCTCCAAGCTGTGTTCCAGAAAATATTCCACATATTGAGGAAAAAAGAGATATTGAAAACCTCTGATATTCCCTATAagatgaaataaatttaagGCATATCGGCTTTATAATAAGCATTATCCatataagaaaaaatggtGTAAAATAAGGAAATGTATatacaataaatattgtCTGACCTATGATTGTCAATACTGGTGCTAAACTGGAAATAATTGACTTCACAATACATGTATCTATAATCAACATATCACCCCCAATCCTATTCAATATAATATGTATTGGTATTATATTTggtatttttattaataaagaatcgAATATACttttataaatttcatTGGCGCCAAAAGTGCATGCAATAGCCTCTAAAATAAAGACCAGCCCGCCAAAAGTCAAACTGAGACCAGTAGAAAGAGAATATAATAGAAGAAATCTTTTAAGGGTGTGTGCATGCGTTGAATTTCCAGTAAAAAGCAATTCACTAAGTCTTTCAAGTGCTGATTTGGAAAGTAATATAAAcatgataataataatgattggCCTTCCAACTTTAGAGAGATACCAATTATAGCTATTTAGGGAAATATGTCCTTTATTAAcaactttttctttaaatgaattaataatagaggaattattattagaaataagtTTGTCAGATTCTGtgttttggcgggaaattTCTGGATAATGATTAAAATTCATTGTataagaattattttgaacATTATAGATTGGATCAGAGTGTGTATGATTAGGGTTTTTTGGGGAGAAGATCATATGATGATGGTCATTATTAACAAGAGTATCAATACGAGTATCTGTAAAAATAGattcaaaatcattaatGAGAACTTGTTGAGGgattttgaaagaatttggtgaataattaaaatgatcaatgcataaataatgaaaggAGTTGTATAGATTCAATGAGGGTTTAGAATCTAGAGTAGAGGAGTATTTAAGGAAGTTGGAGAGTGATCTTTGGTCAATTGTGATGATTACTGAAGAATTTGAGAGAATTCCATTGCTATTAAAGAGATTGTAAAAGAGTTTATTAGCAACAAAATGGTCCAAATTGGAGAATAtatcatcaaaaataaacaaaGGACAATATTCTGATTTAGAATTGGAGTCCATATTAGAGAAAAAGAAGTAAAGAGTTCTTGCAATACATATTCTGGTTTTTTGTCCTTTACTTAAAATACTCCCTCCTTCGTCAATTTGCTTTAAATCTCCCTCTTTCCATTGTTGAAAGTCTGTTACTAAGTTGCAGCATTCAATAATTCTCATATAGCGATCTTCTATATACTCTgatccaaataatattattgatctTACAGTACCAGAAGGTATCCATGGTATTTGTGAAACATATCCTATTGGTagattatttaaaagataataGTTATAGTAAAAATGCCCATATTCATGTTCATTCATATTATTCAGAAGAagattttcatttaatagtattttttgaatgaatGTAGTTTTTCCAGATCCTGATTCTCCAATCACAAAAACCTTTTCtccttttttaatttgcaCTGATAAATCCTTGAAATGATCATCAGTAATAACTGATCTCAAGTCTACCTCATCTGCTAACAGTTTTGTATTCTCGTTTTTATCCTCATAGCTTTTGTCTTGCTCATTTTTGTCATTATTAGCTATGAATTCATTCGATACCTTGTTTAGTTCAATAAATCTCGATCCTTTAAAATCAAGAATAACGTCCTTGTCACActcttttttattcttcAAGTTCTTAAATTCAGCTTTAAACCACTTTTCATCAATCTCAGTGTTCTTTAAAAACTCTTGAAATCTTCTAAAGGAAATAAATCCCTCTATCATATTAGAAGGAAGCCCTCTAATGGAAGAAACTGTGAAAAATATGTTTAATACTGTAACTCCTGTTGGGCCAAGACTctttaaagatttattctcaaattttgaataatcaTTTATCACTTTTGATATATAAGATACAAAAAGAACCAATTGAGAAATTGCTTGTACATGATAATCTAAAAAGGTACCGATCTGAATTAGTATTAATCTTAATCTATTATAAAATGTCTCCATTCTTCTAATCTCAAAGATCTGATTCTTAATCTTAGTTTCTTGTCCAAGCAACCATATTTGAGTAATCTGTCTAAGCATTTCATGAGTTTTTGAAATTCTTATATCACGATACCTCATAAAAGGAGCTTTAAATAACGAACCAATAAtctgaagaaaaaaacCCAATGAgaaaactattaaaaatgTTAATACAGCACTTGTTGCCACTGATCCTACATgttcttttaataaaatccaagttaaaagaaatcttattggaaatattaataaatctaaaGTTGATGttattaaatttggaaaaCTTGAACAATCTGCCAAAACtatattcattatattcGAAGAACTTGCATTCTTTAATCTCTCAGTATCCTTTAAACCtttctcattttttatCCTCCACTTCTCACTATTATATGAATAAAACAATCTTGAATAAGATAACCTCAATAGAAAAGCTTCAATACTAAAAGCTAATTTCCCACTATGAAATCTATTTTgagattcaaatataagGCGGGCCAAATATATCATTATTGCTTTCACTCCAAAACTTGCATTCTCTCTAGGAGTCTCAGATTTCATAAAACTGGTTAAAtaacttgaaaatataaatgatACAAAAACATTTCCtatctttaataaagttACTCCTAAAATTGCTTGCCATTTTGCTTCAATAATTCTCCTTAACAGATTTTCTGAGTTTATCACGCCattattcaataaactCTCAGTATTAATATATGATTCATTTACATACTCATCCAGATATTCACCTTCTAATTCTAAAATTGtcttctttttaaaaagtatCCTTTCACAAAAATATGGAGTTACCCAAAAGAATGAaatcttttgaaatattttttttgttttcttaaaaaatCCATTATTGCAATACTTTGCCTCTTCTAAACATGAAGATTCTTTCATATTTAACTGTGTGAGtattatattcttcattaaactaaataaacaaattcCACATTATAGAAAGaataaaacttttaaaCATCTATCAAGACGTTCTGATAAATTGTTCAATAATTGAGCTTTTATTTCCACCCCAAATCTTGCAAATCCTCTAGATTCTCTTTTTCGCAAATAATAGATGCAAATTTATGCTTTTCTGCTATTACATAGATAAGAAAAATTCCTGTGTATAGTATCGATTTTCTATTTGTATCAAACAACCTTATATTACTTAGTTCATACGCaattttaacttttttccgctttttttttcttttggatttttttttctttttttttacgTTAATCTTTGACTATAACTCTGCAGAAAAGGCGCCAAACTTCGGTACCCTCTCTTTAAAAATGCTAGTATCGGGGggaaaaacaaaaaaaaaaaaaaaagaaatttagtgtgaaaatataattataaaacCAACTATATATAGGACAAGAATGGAGACTTGTCTAtctcaatattttctcatatattaacaataaggatcaatatattcaataacagtaatatattaaatcagTACTATCATATTAGTTTCGATTAAGcaaatcttcaatatcatttttgTTTAGTATTTTTGCTTGCTTCAAACTCCACACATTCAGTTTCTGCAGTTTGAAAAAGCTGTAACATTTGATCCTgagaaaaatttgaattcaaatCAGTCTCGAATAATATCCGTCCTTTCCCCAGTACCCATACTTTTTTACAATTTTGTAAAGACGCTGCATGATGAGCAACTACAAAAACTGTACAATGAGGGAAATATTGTCTTAATAATTGATGTATAGGTACATAATCAATAGTATCTTCTTGAAATACATCAGGTGGAGGCTCATCAACTAGAATTAATCTGTAGCTCTTTGCATTTAAAACTAATCTTGCTAATGATAAATATCTTAATTGAGAATCTGATAAATATCTCTCATCGTCTGGAGTCTCAGAATGACTTGAATTTATACAGTTAGTCATCTTTGATTTTTGTTCTGTCTTGATTGAATTCtctgaaatattattactattatatGTAGCTCCTGAACTATTATCTGGTACTATTACAGCATCAAGCATCTTCCCACCTGGTAACGACCTAATTAAACTTGATAAACCACATAAATTAAGAGCATCCCAAATATCATCCTTTGAGAATTTTTGGTATGGATCTAAAAAGTTGCGAACTGTCCAACCTTTCAGAATTAAGGGTACCTGTGGAAGAATACCtatcaatttatttctatctTCATTACTCATTTGATCAATTGGAATATTATCTAAAAATACTCTGCCATTAGTTATTGGAACTAAACCTAAAATTGCCTGTAAAAATGTTGATTTACCACTACCTGTTCTGCCTATTACTCCAATATGTTCGTTTGGACCAGTGCAAGCATTCATCTTATTAATTGCTGGAGGGAAGTAAATTTCATCAGGATTATCTGCTGGATTACTATTTGGACGTCTATATCTAACCTCTAAATCAATGATCTTTACACCactttttatattttctatattctTCTCTTGTTTTTCTATATCTTCAACCTTACATGGAGAAGAAAATGGTAAATTATAAATCTTCTCCTTATTCAAAATCTCATAATATTGATGTAACCTCTCCACAGAAATCATCTCTTTCTCCATATTTACATATGATGTTATTGTCATACCAATATTTGAAGCAATTGATTCTGAGTAATATAATGCTATACCAACAATACCAGCCCCTGGACCTGATCCTAATCTTGTATTCATATCGGATGTCTGACCTTCTAATAAAGTATCTGATGGACTAGAAAAGAAATCAGAAATTAAAGCGGTGAAAAAGTTTGAAGACATTGCTGTTAATGGAAAAGTTAAAAGTTGAGTTCTTAAAGAAGACCATTCTTTTGAACATAGTTGCATAAATTTAGCTCTTTGAACCATATCAATAATCTCGGTACCCTGTAACATATAATGATCTTGAGCACGAAAGGCTCTAATTATTGGCCCTCCACTCATTGCTTCAGAGAATACTCCACATAATGGTGAATATAATACAAGACACATTCTTTGAAGTTCACGGGAAGATCTTGAAAAATATCTTGCAACTGCATAATAAATACCCAATCCAATCAttggaaaaagaaatactACTGAAGGTTCTGCTGATACTACTACAATACATTGAAATAAAACATTCATTGCTCCAACTAAAACCGTAGCAATCTTCATTATTGGGATATTATCTACCATAAGTAGATCTGTACTGAATCTACTAAGAACTCTACCAACAGGGTTAGAATCAAAAAAGTTTAATGGAGCATTTAAAACATCAACCAATAAATTATCATGAATTTCTATGGCTGCTTTAATACCACAAATTGCTTCTCCAATAAAAACCATTGAGCTCACAGCTAATTGTATTAGTgctaaaataatataaattaatgcAAATTTTTTACCCTCAAAGATGGATTTGTCAACATCAGTAAGAGGAGCTCTTGAAGTATATGAACCCATATAATAATCTGTACCTTTATCAAACATAGTTTTTGAATAacataatataaataatgcTATAGTCCAACTCCATTTAAGCTTTGAAAAGTACCAATAATAAGTCTTCTTTGAAACCATACCAGTAACTCTCCCCTCTTTTTCCATAACCTTTCTTAAAGTCTCACATTTAGTTGAAGGATTCGTAGATAGATAcattgtattattattcgtTGTAGTGTCAtatttattgttattattataagaAAAATCATCATCGTTACTAAATTCCTCAGAATGAGGTCcattatctttattagTAATATCCAAATTTATACATCTCCAATCTGAAAGATAAGATTGGTACATTCCAAAGAATTGAGGAGAGCCATCATCTAGAACAAGAATTTTTGGATTAAAATCCTTGAGCAGTTTACTAGTACTCATTAAGAATGATAGAATTGTATGATCAATAGATAATATTGTAGCAacttttcttaataatCCATTTTtaccaaataattttttaaatattgttttaCTAACTCCAGGATCCAAGCTTACAAAAATATCATCGAGTAGATATAAAATAGAATCTTGAGAAGAAGGTAAACAGGAGATTGATAGATTACTATTATTGTAAGATGAGCTTTCAGATTCTATTATAGGTTCTGATAAAGGAGAAGATTCTTGATTATAAAATAAGTAATCAGGAAGAGAATATAAAGCTCTAGCTAAACAAATCCTAGCTCTTTGTCCTCCACTTAATGAACAACCTCCTTCATCAACAATTCTTAAGTCTCCATCTTGCCAGGATTTGAAATCTTGATTAAGCTGACAACAATCTAATATAACATCATATTTAAGCTGATTAAGAGGTCTACCAAATAGaatgatatttttgataCTTCCGTTAGGAATCCAAGGTATCTGAGATGCATAAGCTATAGGACTTTTAGTTTCTCTTGGTTGAACATAAGTTAATCCAGTTTCTTGAACAATTTCATCTAATACAGCATTCATTAAAGAAGTTTTTCCACTTCCTGGTGATCCAACAACAATAATAGTTTCCCCAAGAGATAATGATAAgttaatattctttaatttaaatcttGTATCAGAGTTATTTAAAACAGAAGTTGTACTGAATTCATAATTTCGATTAAGTAGATGAGTATGTTCATTAGCTGTATCATTATTATACTTATTCCTTTTACGTGTTTCTTTATTCCAAGTATATGATGAATTTCTCATAACAACAACATCCTTACTGGTTATATCTTTTAGATTGGCTAGATGATTACCTTTATTGCTAGTAGTATATCTTGAATagatatttgaatttgtatGATGATCAAAATTCCCAATAATAGAATCTTCTGGAGCTTCTTTATCAGAGATAGATGATAAGGTTTGATATCTAAGGGAAAAAAGTCTTGTAGAATCAGGAGAACTTGTGTTTTCTCTATCATCAGTAATTAGTCTAGAATTTGCAATATTTCTGGTATCATCAAGAGAATTGGCGCCAGAATTGTGCATGCATGCACGTTCAATAGGAGTAGGGGTTTTTGTATTAGGTGAAAGATCATGGAAATTATTGGATGTAATGGAGTGTGAATAACAATGTCTGAGATCAAGAGGTCTAGATCTAAGAAATGATTGGAATCtattaaatgaaatgaGTGCTTCAATAGTGGCAAAAGAATACATGGATAAATTTCTGCAAGGACCAAGTAAGGAGAACAATACTTTTAGAGTAGTAACTCCAACAGAGGCTGGAATAACGAGAGGGACATTATGTTCCCTAGAGTATTGAATTCCTTTATATACTGCAAGTAAGAATAGAACAAGTTGAGCAATTCCAGACATTTGATATCCAATCCAATTACCAACTAAAGATAATGTATTACGAATTTTGTTAGCTTTCATTTCAACTTGTCTACATTTCATGACTCTATCAGTAGCAATATTTTGATACCCCATCATTTGTAAAGTTCTGACTTCACTAAGAACTTCATGGCATCTATCAATACGTTTATCTCTAGCTGACATGAAAGGTGCTTTATAAGTTGATGCAATAATTTGGCATGTAAATGATATGATTAAGAATACAATTAATGTAAAGATTCCAACAATGGTTGTAGAGGATCCAAGAGAATCTTTGAGTACAAAATATGCAATAATAAGTCTCAAAGGGAAAATAAAGCATTCAATTGCATTAATAAGGAATCCCTCAACAGCTAATGTATCAACAACGATAAGATTAAATACATTTGATGATATAACAGCCTCACTGTCTTGGATTCCTCTAGACTCTGCATGACGTAGAATAATGGATTTTCGTGCAGATTTTCCAATAGCAGATTCTTCAAATGATATTGCAGAAGTCTTCCAATGGACAACTCTTCTAAAAGTcatagaaattaatgaagcTTGTATTCTTAAGCTAACTCTTCCACACCAATAACTATATTGAGTTTCCACAAGTATTTTGAGTAACGTAAGTACAATAAATACACTTCCCATATAGTAGTTgtttttgttattattaagattatttttatttgaggAATCAGGTTCTAAGCTTGAAACAAAACTTCTCAATGATAATGTAGCTAATGTTTGCAAAACATCAAAAAAGACTTTCAAGAGTAGAACCATAAGGCATTGAAACCAAAAAACCTTAATTAAAGGCTTGTATATTCTTAAACCTTTTCCTTTAAGTTTACTGATTCTTTCTTCTTGATTGACAGCcttttctaaataattagTCCATATTGGAATGTCATCATTTGCAGGTAGACGAGGGAGATCATCAGTGTTAACTCCTGGTCCTAAGAACTTAGACATCCAAGGTGACAACCAAGTAAAAAATAGCTTACTCCATAGGGTATTACCC
The Cryptosporidium parvum Iowa II chromosome 2, whole genome shotgun sequence genome window above contains:
- a CDS encoding ABC transporter with 9x transmembrande domains and 2xAAA; protein product: MKFNKKNIEFAGGNTLWSKLFFTWLSPWMSKFLGPGVNTDDLPRLPANDDIPIWTNYLEKAVNQEERISKLKGKGLRIYKPLIKVFWFQCLMVLLLKVFFDVLQTLATLSLRSFVSSLEPDSSNKNNLNNNKNNYYMGSVFIVLTLLKILVETQYSYWCGRVSLRIQASLISMTFRRVVHWKTSAISFEESAIGKSARKSIILRHAESRGIQDSEAVISSNVFNLIVVDTLAVEGFLINAIECFIFPLRLIIAYFVLKDSLGSSTTIVGIFTLIVFLIISFTCQIIASTYKAPFMSARDKRIDRCHEVLSEVRTLQMMGYQNIATDRVMKCRQVEMKANKIRNTLSLVGNWIGYQMSGIAQLVLFLLAVYKGIQYSREHNVPLVIPASVGVTTLKVLFSLLGPCRNLSMYSFATIEALISFNRFQSFLRSRPLDLRHCYSHSITSNNFHDLSPNTKTPTPIERACMHNSGANSLDDTRNIANSRLITDDRENTSSPDSTRLFSLRYQTLSSISDKEAPEDSIIGNFDHHTNSNIYSRYTTSNKGNHLANLKDITSKDVVVMRNSSYTWNKETRKRNKYNNDTANEHTHLLNRNYEFSTTSVLNNSDTRFKLKNINLSLSLGETIIVVGSPGSGKTSLMNAVLDEIVQETGLTYVQPRETKSPIAYASQIPWIPNGSIKNIILFGRPLNQLKYDVILDCCQLNQDFKSWQDGDLRIVDEGGCSLSGGQRARICLARALYSLPDYLFYNQESSPLSEPIIESESSSYNNSNLSISCLPSSQDSILYLLDDIFVSLDPGVSKTIFKKLFGKNGLLRKVATILSIDHTILSFLMSTSKLLKDFNPKILVLDDGSPQFFGMYQSYLSDWRCINLDITNKDNGPHSEEFSNDDDFSYNNNNKYDTTTNNNTMYLSTNPSTKCETLRKVMEKEGRVTGMVSKKTYYWYFSKLKWSWTIALFILCYSKTMFDKGTDYYMGSYTSRAPLTDVDKSIFEGKKFALIYIILALIQLAVSSMVFIGEAICGIKAAIEIHDNLLVDVLNAPLNFFDSNPVGRVLSRFSTDLLMVDNIPIMKIATVLVGAMNVLFQCIVVVSAEPSVVFLFPMIGLGIYYAVARYFSRSSRELQRMCLVLYSPLCGVFSEAMSGGPIIRAFRAQDHYMLQGTEIIDMVQRAKFMQLCSKEWSSLRTQLLTFPLTAMSSNFFTALISDFFSSPSDTLLEGQTSDMNTRLGSGPGAGIVGIALYYSESIASNIGMTITSYVNMEKEMISVERLHQYYEILNKEKIYNLPFSSPCKVEDIEKQEKNIENIKSGVKIIDLEVRYRRPNSNPADNPDEIYFPPAINKMNACTGPNEHIGVIGRTGSGKSTFLQAILGLVPITNGRVFLDNIPIDQMSNEDRNKLIGILPQVPLILKGWTVRNFLDPYQKFSKDDIWDALNLCGLSSLIRSLPGGKMLDAVIVPDNSSGATYNSNNISENSIKTEQKSKMTNCINSSHSETPDDERYLSDSQLRYLSLARLVLNAKSYRLILVDEPPPDVFQEDTIDYVPIHQLLRQYFPHCTVFVVAHHAASLQNCKKVWVLGKGRILFETDLNSNFSQDQMLQLFQTAETECVEFEASKNTKQK